A genomic segment from Canis lupus baileyi chromosome 31, mCanLup2.hap1, whole genome shotgun sequence encodes:
- the ST6GAL1 gene encoding beta-galactoside alpha-2,6-sialyltransferase 1 isoform X2: MNSQLVTTEGRFLKDSLYNEGILIVWDPSVYHSDIPKWYQSPDYSFFENYKSYRKLHPDQPFYILKPQMPWELWDIIQEVSPEEIQPNPPSSGMLGIIIMMTLCDQVDIYEFLPSKRKTDVCYYYQKFFDSACTMGAYHPLLFEKNLVKHLNQGTDEDIYLLGKATLPGFRRIRC, from the exons CTGGTCACCACTGAAGGGCGCTTCCTCAAGGACAGTCTGTACAACGAAGGAATCCTAATTGTATGGGACCCGTCTGTTTACCATTCAGATATCCCAAAG TGGTACCAGAGCCCCGACTACAGCTTCTTTGAGAACTACAAGAGCTATCGCAAGCTGCATCCCGACCAGCCTTTTTACATTCTCAAGCCCCAGATGCCTTGGGAGCTATGGGACATCATTCAAGAAGTCTCCCCAGAGGAGATCCAGCCCAACCCCCCATCCTCCGGGATGCTCG GTATCATCATCATGATGACACTGTGTGACCAGGTGGATATTTACGAGTTCCTCCCATCTAAGCGTAAGACTGATGTGTGCTACTACTACCAGAAGTTCTTTGACAGTGCCTGCACGATGGGCGCCTACCACCCACTCCTCTTCGAGAAGAATCTGGTGAAGCACCTCAACCAGGGCACAGATGAGGACATCTACCTGCTGGGGAAAGCTACACTGCCTGGCTTCCGGAGGATTCGCTGCTGA